One window of the Osmerus mordax isolate fOsmMor3 chromosome 2, fOsmMor3.pri, whole genome shotgun sequence genome contains the following:
- the LOC136960017 gene encoding olfactory receptor 1D2-like: protein MENASIITVFTLSGLNQTMHYRGVLFSFTLLCYFVIVLLNVGLILTIILDENLHEPMYIFLCNICISGLYGATGFYPKFLLDLLSGAHVISYAGCLFQAFVIYSSVCCDFSILAVMAYDRYVAICRPLEYHSVMTRRRVCLLIVLSWLSPYICMSVLVGLTSRLQLCGSQIQKLYCENWSVVKLACSSTITNNIVGYIVIFFFFGHVIFIVCSYVYLIRSCLKSIESRGRFMQTCMPHLLSLLNVTVALFFDVLYTRYGSRDLPQSLQNFLALQFLIVPQILNPLIYGLKLSKVRKRILSYCEKF from the coding sequence ATGGAAAATGCATCCATTATTACAGTGTTTACTCTTTCTGGGTTGAATCAGACAATGCACTATAGAGGCGTACTCTTCTCTTTCACTTTATTGTGTTACTTTGTGATTGTTCTGTTAAATGTTGGTCTCATTTTAACTATCATCTTGGATGAGAATCTCCATGAACCTATGTACATTTTTTTGTGTAATATCTGCATCAGTGGACTTTATGGTGCTACGGGATTCTACCCCAAGTTCCTTCTAGATCTGCTGTCTGGTGCTCATGTCATCTCTTATGCAGGATGTCTATTTCAGGCTTTTGTAATATATTCTTCAGTATGCTGTGACTTTTCTATTCTAGCAGTGATGGCTTATGACAGGTATGTGGCAATCTGTAGACCACTGGAGTATCACTCTGTTATGACCAGGCGGAGGGTCTGCCTTTTAATAGTTTTGTCATGGTTGAGTCCTTATATCTGCATGTCCGTTTTAGTGGGATTAACATCCAGACTTCAACTATGTGGTTCTCAGATACAGAAACTTTACTGTGAGAACTGGTCTGTAGTTAAACTCGCTTGCTCTTCCACAATTACAAACAACATTGTTGGATATATTgtcatatttttcttttttgggcATGTCATTTTTATTGTGTGTTCATATGTATATTTGATCAGGTCATGTTTGAAGTCCATAGAGAGCAGGGGTAGGTTCATGCAGACATGCATGCCACATTTACTGTCATTACTAAATGTAACAGTTGCTTTGTTTTTTGATGTATTGTACACCCGATATGGCTCAAGAGATTTACCACAAAGTCTTCAGAACTTTTTGGCCTTACAGTTTCTGATAGTTCCTCAGATTCTTAACCCCCTCATTTATGGCCTTAAACTGagtaaagtgagaaagagaatacTGAGTTATTGTGAGAAATTCTAA
- the LOC136960024 gene encoding olfactory receptor 4B13-like yields the protein MENGTSPFYFNFIMFEDQGLYRYLYFCMCLPLYIAIITSNIIIIIVVSLEETLHKPMYFLISCLSINSLYGSVAFFPRFMMDLLSDIHLISRPACFTQICVIYLYASYEFSILGIMAYDRYVAICQPLHYHNNVTLKIRQLIAFAWTYPMFIVGLIVYLSVKLPLCDNRIARIFCSNWAVVRLSCVDTRLNNAIGMLGTITSIFLPLVFVLYTYLRILLVCRKSSTEYRGKALQTCLPHIVTFVNYSITTFCEITLSRYEPNELNPFILVILSLEFVVIPPILNPLIYGLKLPEIRKHILKLLSFQKMIS from the coding sequence ATGGAGAATGGAACTTCTCCATTTTATTTCAACTTCATCATGTTTGAGGACCAAGGACTCTACAGATATCTTTACTTTTGTATGTGCTTGCCTTTGTACATTGCTATAATCACATcaaatattattataataattgtaGTTTCTCTTGAGGAAACATTGCATAAACCCATGTATTTTTTAATTTCATGTCTCTCAATCAATTCTCTTTATGGTTCTGTTGCTTTCTTCCCAAGATTCATGATGGATCTTCTTTCAGATATTCATCTAATTTCCCGTCCTGCTTGTTTCACACAAATATGTGTCATTTACTTGTATGCATCATATGAATTTAGCATTTTGGGGATCATGGCTTATGACAGATATGTTGCAATATGTCAACCGTTACATTACCATAACAATGTCACTTTAAAGATCCGTCAGTTAATAGCCTTTGCCTGGACCTACCCTATGTTCATTGTAGGATTAATCGTGTACCTTTCTGTCAAGCTACCATTGTGTGACAACAGAATAGCAAGAATTTTTTGTTCAAATTGGGCTGTGGTTCGATTGTCATGTGTGGACACAAGACTGAACAATGCTATAGGAATGTTGGGGACTATTACTTCAATATTTCTACCATTGGTCTTTGTTTTGTATACTTACTTAAGAATTCTATTAGTTTGTCGGAAAAGTTCCACAGAGTATAGAGGAAAAGCATTACAAACCTGTTTACCTCACATTGTTACATTTGTTAACTATTCAATCACCACATTCTGTGAAATTACTCTGAGTCGTTATGAACCGAATGAACTGAATCCTTTTATACTAGTAATTTTGTCATTGGAGTTTGTAGTTATTCCTCCCATTTTGAATCCTCTTATTTATGGTTTGAAGTTGCCAGAAATtagaaaacacattttaaaattGTTGTCATTTCAGAAAATGATCTCTTAA
- the LOC136965234 gene encoding olfactory receptor 10J5-like, with amino-acid sequence MENVTSVKEFTLSGFDEILDYKLTFFCLTLLCYCVIIMVNVAVIVIITMDRNLHKPMYAFLCNLCINGLFGTAGFYPKFLLDLLSHAQVISYAACMFQAFVIYSSVCIDICLLSVMAYDRYVAICRPLEYHSVMTRQRVAQLVTFSWLAPLGLSSSGLIFASRLNLCGSHIQKLYCAAWMVVKLSCAATSWMTSTIPTNMNAYIMILFYTFIGIFIFGTYVRLIRSCFKSLENRGKFMRTCVPHFIALFNVIIATLFDVMYMRYGSSDLPQSLQNFLSVEMIIVPPLVNPLIYGLTLTQIRNQILHPCLQKKS; translated from the coding sequence ATGGAAAATGTGACATCTGTAAAAGAATTTACTCTGTCTGGGTTTGATGAGATATTGGACTACAAACTAACGTTCTTCTGTCTCactttactgtgttactgtgttattaTTATGGTAAATGTTGCTGTCATTGTTATTATTACCATGGATAGAAACCTCCACAAGCCAATGTACGCCTTCCTTTGTAATTTGTGCATCAATGGACTTTTTGGGACGGCAGGATTCTATCCCAAGTTCCTTCTGGATCTACTGTCTCATGCGCAGGTCATCTCTTATGCGGCATGTATGTTTCAAGCTTTTGTGATATACTCTTCTGTGTGCATTGACATTTGTCTGTTATCAGTGATGGCATATGACAGGTATGTAGCGATCTGTAGACCCCTGGAGTATCACTCTGTTATGACCAGGCAGAGGGTCGCTCAGTTAGTCACCTTCTCCTGGCTTGCTCCTTTGGGTCTTTCATCTTCTGGTTTAATATTTGCTTCCAGATTGAATTTGTGTGGCTCCCACATACAGAAACTATATTGTGCTGCTTGGATGGTTGTTAAACTCTCATGTGCTGCAACTAGTTGGATGACTTCTACCATACCAACTAATATGAATGCATATATAATGATTCTCTTCTATACATTTATTGGCATTTTTATTTTTGGCACTTATGTGCGGCTAATCAGATCGTGTTTTAAGTCCTTGGAGAACAGAGGAAAGTTCATGAGAACTTGTGTCCCACATTTCAttgcattatttaatgtgataaTTGCTACTCTTTTTGATGTTATGTACATGCGATACGGATCATCAGATTTACCACAAAGTCTTCAGAACTTCTTGTCTGTAGAAATGATTATTGTTCCTCCATTGGTTAACCCCCTCATTTATGGTCTGACACTGACTCAAATTCGTAACCAAATATTGCATCCATGTTTGCAGAAGAAAAGTTGA
- the LOC136960032 gene encoding olfactory receptor 1D2-like: MENVTSPIEFTLSGFNEILDYKLTFFCLTLLFYCVICIVNVALIVTIIMNRNLHEPMYIFLCSLCVNGIFGTAGFYPKFLLDLLSHHQVISYTGCMIQVLLIYSTVCIDICLLSVMAYDRYVAICRPLEYHSVMTRQRVAQLLTFSWLVPLGLISTIIIFISWLKLCGSHIQKLYCAPWLVAKLSCAPTIANVTIMFYVILSIFIIFTYVQLIRSCLVSLENRGKFIRTCVPHLMALFNVVISALFDVMYMRYGSSDLSQSLQNFLSTEMIIVPPIVNPVMYGITLTQIRNQILPSCLKRKRQIC; this comes from the exons ATGGAAAATGTGACATCTCCAATAGAGTTTACTCTGTCTGGGTTCAATGAGATATTGGATTACAAACTAACGTTCTTCTGTCTCACTTTACTGTTTTACTGTGTTATTTGTATTGTAAATGTTGCTCTCATTGTGACCATTATCATGAATAGAAACCTCCATGAGCCAATGTATATTTTCCTGTGTAGTTTGTGCGTAAATGGAATTTTTGGAACTGCAGGATTTTACCCCAAATTCCTTTTGGATCTATTGTCTCATCACCAGGTCATCTCTTATACAGGATGCATGATTCAAGTTTTACTAATATACTCCACTGTGTGCATTGATATTTGTCTGTTATCAGTGATGGCATATGACAGGTATGTAGCAATCTGTAGACCACTGGAGTATCACTCTGTTATGACCAGGCAGAGGGTTGCTCAGTTACTCACCTTCTCCTGGCTTGTTCCTTTAGGACTTATATCtactattattatatttatttcCTGGTTGAAGTTGTGTGgctcacacatacagaaactaTATTGTGCTCCTTggttggttgctaagctgtccTGTGCTCCGACCA TTGCTAATGTGACAATAATGTTTTATGTTATTCTCagtattttcattattttcacTTATGTACAGTTGATCAGATCATGTTTGGTGTCCTTGGAGAACAGAGGAAAGTTCATTAGAACTTGTGTTCCACATTTAATGGCATTATTCAATGTCGTCATTTCTGCTCTATTTGATGTCATGTATATGCGATATGGCTCCTCAGATTTATCACAAAGTCTTCAGAATTTCTTGTCAACAGAAATGATTATAGTTCCTCCAATAGTCAACCCTGTCATGTATGgtattacactgactcaaattcgTAACCAAATACTTCCATCATGTTTGAAAAGGAAAAGACAGATTTGTTAA
- the LOC136960039 gene encoding olfactory receptor 10J4-like: MENGTSPFYFNFIMFEDQGLYRYLYFCMCLLLYIAIITSNIIIIIVVSLEETLQKPMYFLISCLSINSLYGSVAFFPRFMMDLLSDIHLISRPACFTQIFVIYTYASYEFSILGIMAYDRYVAICQPLHYHNNVTLKIRQLIAFAWIYPLFTLGLIVYLSVKLPLCDNRIARVFCSNWAVVRLSCVDTRLNNAIGMLVTIISIFLPLVFVLYTYLRILLVCRKSSTEYRGKALQTCLPHIVTFVNYSITTFCEITLSRYEPNELNPFIIVILSLEFVVIPPILNPLIYGLKLPEIRKHIFKLLSFQKMDS; this comes from the coding sequence ATGGAGAATGGAACTTCTCCATTTTATTTCAACTTCATCATGTTTGAAGACCAAGGACTGTACAGATATCTTTACTTTTGTATGTGCTTGCTTTTGTACATTGCTATAATTACatcaaatattattattataattgtaGTTTCTCTTGAGGAAACATTGCAAAAACCCATGTATTTTTTAATTTCATGTCTCTCAATCAATTCTCTTTATGGTTCTGTTGCTTTCTTCCCAAGATTCATGATGGATCTTCTTTCTGACATTCATCTAATTTCCCGTCCTGCTTGTTTCACGCAAATATTTGTCATTTACACGTATGCATCATATGAATTTAGCATTCTGGGGATCATGGCTTATGACAGATATGTTGCAATATGTCAACCGTTACATTACCATAACAATGTCACTTTAAAGATCCGTCAGTTAATAGCCTTTGCCTGGATCTATCCTTTGTTCACTCTAGGATTAATTGTGTACCTTTCTGTCAAGCTACCATTGTGTGACAACAGAATAGCAAGAGTGTTTTGCTCTAATTGGGCTGTGGTTCGATTGTCATGTGTGGACACAAGACTGAACAATGCTATAGGAATGTTAGTgactattatttcaatatttctACCATTGGTCTTTGTTTTGTATACTTACTTAAGAATTCTATTAGTTTGTCGGAAAAGTTCCACAGAGTATAGAGGAAAAGCATTACAAACCTGTTTACCTCACATTGTTACATTTGTTAACTATTCAATCACCACATTCTGTGAAATTACTTTGAGTCGTTATGAACCTAATGAACTGAATCCTTTCATAATTGTAATTTTGTCATTGGAGTTTGTAGTTATTCCTCCCATTTTGAATCCTCTTATTTATGGTTTGAAGTTGCCAGAAATtagaaaacacatttttaaaTTGTTGTCATTTCAGAAAATGGACtcttaa
- the LOC136960045 gene encoding olfactory receptor 10H28-like, protein MENVTSLIEFTLSGFNDILDYKLTFFCLTLLFYCVIIMVNVALIVTIIINRNLHEPMYIFLCSLCVNGLFGTAGFYPKFILDLLSHHQVISYTGCMIQVLVIYSTVCIDICLLSVMAYDRYVAICRPLEYHSVMTRQRVAQLVSFSWLVPLGLISTIIIFISWLKLCGSHIQKLYCAPWLVAKLSCAPTIANVTIMFYVILSIFIIFTYVQLIRSCLVSLENRGKFIRTCVPHLMALFNVVISALFDVMYMRYGSSDLSQSLQNFLSTEMIIVPPIVNPVMYGITLTQIRNQILPSCLKRKRQIC, encoded by the exons ATGGAAAATGTGACATCTCTAATAGAGTTTACTCTGTCTGGGTTCAATGACATATTGGATTACAAACTAACGTTCTTCTGTCTCACTTTACTGTTTTACTGTGTTATTATTATGGTAAATGTTGCTCTCATTGTGACCATTATCATAAATAGAAACCTCCATGAGCCAATGTATATTTTCCTGTGTAGTTTGTGCGTAAATGGACTTTTTGGAACTGCAGGATTTTACCCCAAATTCATTTTGGATCTATTGTCTCATCACCAGGTCATCTCTTATACAGGATGCATGATTCAAGTTTTAGTAATATACTCCACTGTGTGCATTGATATTTGTCTGTTATCAGTGATGGCATATGACAGGTATGTAGCGATCTGCAGACCACTGGAGTATCACTCTGTTATGACCAGGCAGAGGGTCGCTCAGTTAGTCTCCTTCTCCTGGCTTGTTCCTTTAGGACTTATATCtactattattatatttatttcCTGGTTGAAGTTGTGTGgctcacacatacagaaactaTATTGTGCTCCTTggttggttgctaagctgtccTGTGCTCCGACCA TTGCTAATGTGACAATAATGTTTTATGTTATTCTCagtattttcattattttcacTTATGTACAGTTGATCAGATCATGTTTGGTGTCCTTGGAGAACAGAGGAAAGTTCATTAGAACTTGTGTTCCACATTTAATGGCATTATTCAATGTCGTCATTTCTGCTCTATTTGATGTCATGTATATGCGATATGGCTCCTCAGATTTATCACAAAGTCTTCAGAATTTCTTGTCAACAGAAATGATTATAGTTCCTCCAATAGTCAACCCTGTCATGTATGgtattacactgactcaaattcgTAACCAAATACTTCCATCATGTTTGAAAAGGAAAAGACAGATTTGTTAA